Proteins encoded in a region of the Gallalistipes aquisgranensis genome:
- the ndk gene encoding nucleoside-diphosphate kinase, with the protein MQTTSRTFTLIKPNAVAAGATGKILDRLIADGFRIRALKMDFLSRNRAARFYTVHRGKPFFEDLVRFMTSGAVVAAVLERDGERAVEALRTLVGATDPARAAAGTIRREFGESVTRNAIHASDSPENAREEWSRFFTPDEITEIDYTPEV; encoded by the coding sequence ATGCAGACGACCAGCCGAACCTTCACCCTCATCAAGCCCAACGCCGTGGCAGCCGGAGCCACGGGCAAAATCCTCGACCGACTGATCGCGGACGGATTCCGCATCCGGGCCCTGAAAATGGATTTTCTGAGCCGCAACCGGGCCGCCCGGTTCTATACCGTACACCGCGGCAAACCCTTTTTCGAAGACCTCGTCCGGTTCATGACCTCGGGCGCCGTGGTGGCTGCCGTACTGGAACGCGACGGGGAAAGGGCCGTCGAAGCCCTCCGGACCCTGGTCGGCGCCACCGATCCCGCTCGTGCCGCAGCGGGCACGATCCGCCGTGAATTCGGCGAAAGCGTCACCCGCAACGCGATCCACGCATCCGATAGCCCCGAAAACGCGCGGGAAGAATGGAGCCGCTTTTTCACGCCCGACGAAATCACGGAGATCGACTACACACCGGAGGTGTGA
- a CDS encoding RluA family pseudouridine synthase, protein MTTETDDDFLTEAEEDGQQDELFEHFSLTVDKGQAMLRIDKFLTNRMEGCSRNRIQAAADSGSILVNGTAVKASYKVKPLDRISIVMPYPRRKTEIVPENIPLDIPYEDDDLLLVNKPAGMVVHPGHGNWSGTLVNALAWHLRELPMFREGDMRAGLVHRIDKNTSGLLVIAKNERAHVRLAKQFFDHTITRRYLALVWGNFEEDEGTIEGNIGRSVRDRLRMAVFPDGSAGKHAVTHYRVVRRYGYVTLVECRLETGRTHQIRVHMEYIGHPLFNDERYGGDRILKGTTFSKYRQFVENCFALMPRHALHARSLGFVHPGTGKEVCFESALPADMQAVLEKWESYAAHRETEA, encoded by the coding sequence GTGACGACCGAAACGGACGACGATTTTCTGACCGAAGCGGAAGAGGACGGGCAGCAGGACGAACTGTTCGAACACTTCTCCCTCACGGTGGACAAGGGACAGGCGATGCTGCGCATCGACAAGTTCCTGACCAACCGCATGGAGGGATGTTCGCGCAACCGTATCCAGGCGGCAGCCGACAGCGGCAGCATCCTGGTCAACGGCACAGCCGTGAAGGCGAGCTACAAGGTAAAGCCGCTCGACCGCATTTCGATCGTGATGCCTTACCCGCGCCGCAAAACGGAGATCGTCCCGGAAAACATTCCGCTCGACATTCCCTACGAGGACGACGACCTGCTGCTGGTGAACAAACCGGCGGGCATGGTGGTGCACCCGGGCCACGGCAACTGGTCGGGCACGCTGGTCAATGCGCTGGCATGGCACCTGCGCGAACTCCCCATGTTCCGCGAGGGCGACATGCGGGCCGGTCTGGTGCACCGCATCGACAAGAACACCTCGGGCCTGCTGGTGATCGCCAAGAACGAACGGGCCCACGTCCGGCTGGCCAAACAGTTTTTCGATCATACGATCACCCGGCGCTACCTGGCCCTGGTGTGGGGCAATTTCGAGGAGGACGAAGGGACGATCGAAGGCAACATCGGGCGCAGCGTGCGCGACCGGCTCAGGATGGCCGTCTTTCCGGACGGCAGCGCCGGCAAGCATGCCGTGACCCACTACCGCGTGGTCAGACGATACGGATACGTCACGCTGGTGGAGTGCCGGCTGGAAACGGGACGCACCCACCAGATCCGGGTGCACATGGAGTATATCGGCCATCCCCTGTTCAACGACGAGCGGTACGGGGGCGACCGCATCCTGAAAGGCACCACCTTTTCCAAATACCGCCAGTTCGTGGAGAACTGTTTCGCCCTGATGCCCCGTCATGCGCTCCACGCCCGCAGTCTCGGCTTCGTCCACCCGGGTACGGGGAAGGAGGTCTGTTTCGAAAGCGCGCTGCCCGCCGACATGCAGGCCGTGCTGGAGAAATGGGAGAGCTACGCGGCACACCGCGAAACGGAAGCGTGA